One window of Mediterraneibacter gnavus ATCC 29149 genomic DNA carries:
- a CDS encoding ribose-phosphate pyrophosphokinase: MANIELLEKTLPVAPLKLAALESCKELAQKVNDYIVSFRENTINEVTESPLYVNYRTNNYLVECNCPRFGSGEAKGVIKETIRGTDLFIMSDVCNYSLTYSVNGHLNHMSPDDHFQDIKRVIAASTGKAHRVNVIMPFLYESRQHKRTKRESLDCALALEELKDMGVANILTFDAHDPRVQNAIPLSGFDNFTPQYQFMKALFRAVPDLKVSKDHLMIVSPDEGAMHRAVYFSNVLGVDMGMFYKRRDYSTIVNGKNPIVAHEFLGDDVAGKDVIIVDDMISSGESMLDVAKKLKDRNAARVFVCTTFGLFTDGFEKFDEYYKKGYLDKVVTTNLTYLPPAVDEREYFVKADMSKFLALIIDSLNHDLTIGAVMNPTDKIHKLLQKYHQV; the protein is encoded by the coding sequence ATGGCAAATATTGAATTATTGGAAAAAACCCTTCCAGTTGCTCCATTGAAACTTGCAGCATTGGAAAGCTGTAAAGAACTGGCACAGAAAGTCAACGACTATATCGTATCTTTCCGTGAAAACACCATCAATGAGGTGACAGAGTCCCCATTGTATGTGAATTACCGCACAAATAACTATCTGGTAGAATGTAACTGCCCGCGTTTCGGAAGCGGAGAAGCAAAAGGTGTGATCAAAGAGACCATCCGGGGAACTGATCTCTTCATTATGTCAGATGTATGCAACTACAGTCTGACTTACTCTGTCAACGGACACCTCAACCACATGTCTCCGGACGATCATTTTCAGGATATCAAGCGTGTCATTGCAGCGTCTACCGGAAAAGCACACCGCGTCAATGTCATCATGCCATTCCTTTACGAGAGCCGTCAGCATAAGAGAACCAAAAGAGAATCTCTGGACTGTGCTCTGGCATTGGAAGAATTAAAAGATATGGGCGTTGCAAACATTCTGACATTTGATGCACATGACCCGCGTGTACAGAATGCGATTCCTCTGAGCGGATTCGACAACTTTACTCCTCAGTATCAGTTTATGAAAGCACTCTTCCGTGCAGTTCCGGATCTGAAAGTCAGCAAAGACCATCTGATGATCGTCAGCCCTGACGAAGGAGCAATGCACCGTGCTGTATACTTCTCCAACGTGCTTGGAGTGGATATGGGTATGTTTTATAAGAGAAGAGACTACTCTACTATCGTAAATGGAAAGAATCCGATCGTAGCACATGAATTCCTCGGAGATGATGTGGCAGGCAAAGATGTGATCATCGTGGATGATATGATCTCCTCCGGTGAAAGTATGCTGGATGTTGCAAAGAAATTAAAAGACCGCAACGCAGCCCGCGTATTCGTATGCACCACATTCGGACTGTTCACAGACGGATTTGAAAAATTCGATGAATACTACAAAAAGGGATATCTTGATAAAGTCGTAACAACCAACCTGACATATCTGCCGCCTGCTGTAGACGAAAGAGAATACTTTGTCAAGGCAGACATGAGTAAATTCCTGGCTCTAATCATTGATTCCCTGAATCACGATCTGACAATCGGTGCTGTTATGAATCCAACAGATAAGATCCATAAACTGCTCCAGAAATATCATCAGGTATAG